The region CACGGTTAAAATTGACATGTGTCCAAATATTTGCCTAGTgtttttttttgccatgtttttcCCCCCAAAATAGAACACTCGGGAAACTTTCAATATGCTGAGTGTCTATTTTTACCGAGTATTTTACAACCACACTCTGTAAAGTTGTGTGTTTGCTGAGTGCCCAATAAAGTGCACTCAACAAACTCGTCGATTCCTATAGTGGTAAATAATAAAGAAGGGAGCATTTTCCAGGGCCGTGTCTTCAAATGTAAGGACCGACAGGAATACTACGCAGTCTGATGATTATGTATTGATTAATAATTCTATATCACAATGGATTGTGTTCCTTTGTTAACTATTACAAGAGGCTTGCATCTTAaacaaataataaaaataataaggcaCGGTTATTTCCCTCTATATATGATAAGTTGAGTGATTCCGCCATTGTGTACGTACCAAGTTATTTATTTTATGCATAATCATAGGGAATCATCGGGTATTCAGGCGCCGTGGGTGGCATTGGCCCATGGCAAGATCCACCGTCAATTTCTTATTCTCCATCTAACGATTAGCCATTATGTGCTCATTAGCGCTTTGGTCGGCAGAACACTGAGACTGCTCAGCTAGCAGAGCAGACGGATAGGTGTCATAGTTTAATAAATCGAACTGGTGAGGTTGTCGGTTCAGATTTTTATTGGTCGGGCCATCAGTTCATCGGTTCATTTGCGACCAAAAATCAAAATACTAAATGTATTTTCTCAAAATTTTGACCTCACATCAAATGAATACACATAATTTTGGATGCAAATCATTAATAATTACAAATTGTTATTAGCCTAGTTGCTTATTGGGCCTTTAGCATGCCTTGCCTGAAGGTTAGCTGTTTCATACCTCGTTGATGCACCTTTTAAAATACTTTCTGGTTTTTACTAAAAGACCGGTACANNNNNNNNNNNNNNNNNNNNNNNNNNNNNNNNNNNNNNNNNNNNNNNNNNNNNNNNNNNNNNNNNNNNNNNNNNNNNNNNNNNNNNNNNNNNNNNNNNNNNNNNNNNNNNNNNNNNNNNNNNNNNNNNNNNNNNNNNNNNNNNNNNNNNNNNNNNNNNNNNNNNNNNNNNNNNNNNNNNNNNNNNNNNNNNNNNNNNNNNNNNNNNNNNNNNNNNNNNNNNNNNNNNNNNNNNNNNNNNNNNNNNNNNNNNNNNNNNNNNNNNNNNNNNNNNNNNNNNNNNNNNNNNNNNNNNNNNNNNNNNNNNNNNNNNNNNNNNNNNNNNNNNNNNNNNNNNNNNNNNNNNNNNNNNNNNNNNNNNNNNNNNNNNNNNNNNNNNNNNNNNNNNNNNNNNNNNNNNNNNNNNNNNNNNNNNNNNNNNNNNNNNNNNNNNNNNNNNNNNNNNNNNNNNNNNNNNNNNNNNNNNNNNNNNNNNNNNNNNNNNNNNNNNNNNNNNNNNNNNNNNNNNNNNNNNNNNNNNNNNNNNNNNNNNNNNNNNNNNNNNNNNNNNNNNNNNNNNNNNNNNNNNNNNNNNNNNNNNNNNNNNNNNNNNNNNNNNNNNNNNNNNNNNNNNNNNNNNCTCCATCATCTCCTCAACGAACCCACCTAGAACCATGTGCGCTGCGGCGAGCTTCCTTTCCGGACCGATGTTTAGCCACCTCATCACCTTATGCTCCTTTGCATTTGGAGCTTGATCTGTTCCTCTCCTGGCGGCGCTCCCGTGGGCGCCCCGAGGGGAACCCATCCCGGCCGccgcctctctcctccctcctctgcccacctccctcgccgccgcccgatggcgccgccgggcgaagccaggccggccggggcggcggcggggccttcctTTCCCCTCCGCCCATGGTCATGGCCGGCGCGGGACGGCTTCCCGAGCGGGGGCGCTAGCCTATGGCGGGGGCTAGCGGCGCGGCGGCGCTCCGTCGGGGTGGCCTGCCTTGGCGGCGACCTGGTGGGCGgccgcggcgcggcggctgcggcgggTCAGATCGGGCGGTGGCGGGCCGGCACGCCTCCAGCTAGATCCGCGCGGATTTGGTCCCTGGCGGTAGCAGGCGTCGCGGGGTGGCGGCGCAGGTCCTCGTGGGCTCTGCATAGAGGTGGATTGCAGCGGTGTGGCTGCAACCACGTGGTCGGCCGGTCTGCGCGCAGCGGCGGCGGGACTGCTCTGGCGTCTGCTCGTCGGCGGCTTTCTCGGACGGCGACCCGTGTACGAGAGATGGAGGTCTTCGatcagatctgggtgaaaacctgctattggctattgcctaggccggcgatggcgacgctgtctgcatcgttcccttcctgaaggcatcgtcatggagaagttcaaggccactctctgctacctccgggggaaaccctagatcagtagatcggatgacggcggctctcTAGTGTCGTTTCCCccctgggggcgtcattcttggaggtgcacacggctcgagggactagaggacggcgactttggtggagcggtgcttcatctttcacattgatggtggcggatctcagcggcatggtgctgtggagactcggcgtctgatgcgcggagatggactcgtgcaggaggaggaagctgtctggcgtcatggtgacgtcgatggcagagtggccagacaaggtagaagcctcaatatgatctgaagatggacctgtggaagatggcggcgacgacacacgagtgcgtctgaccggattgtgccccagacccggtatgtggctcggctggggcttccgaatgagtttcggcttccggcttttgatgttaggcttaggtgagtattttgggtagtggcccagctagcaccccctaatcattttggataggagtagcggcatatgttgccaagatggtggattcagacacATTGTTGTAACACTTTGtacggtcctcgagaataatcaataaagtggccgtatgcatctcccagatgcagaggccgggggtccttttctaaaaaaaagccaCCTCATCACCTTCCAGCCAGAGGTCAGCATGATGTGCCGGAACAAGGCCACCTCCATGACCGTGTTCATGGCGACCGCGGCGTCCATGGGCGGCATGTTCGAGGACAGGAGGCCCGGGTCCATGCCAAAGAGAGGCGTGGCAGTCATGTCGAACACGAGCCTTGTTGTCAAATCTTGCAGGTCGAACGTGGTCCCGGTGCTCGCCATGTGCATGAGCACCGGGAGGAGGCCGTTCTCCACCTTGTCGTGGCAGCAAGCGGTCATACAGGCAAGCAACCGTGGGTTGCTCAAGACTCTCCGGGCTCTTGCGCGTTGCCGACGCCAGGGCTCGCCTTCGGTGGTGAAGAAGCTGCCACCCGCGATGTCAAAGATGGCTGCGAACTCCGCGCCCTTGGGGAAGTTTGCATGGTTCGTCGTGAAGATGTGCCGGACGTTGGCCGGTTCGCATGTGATGAAGAACCGCAACCCGGTCCCAGGCAGGCCGTACGCCCTGAAGTTGTGGCCTGATCCGGCGAGGACGACGGCGAGGTAGTCGTGCAGGTTGTGGAAGTTGGCGATAAGGTAAGGGAACACCCCCACTATTGGCCAGTTTATGGGGAGCACTGATGGGTTCTTTGATCTGCTAGACCTGAGGTACAACATGTAGAGGGGAACAATAATGATGGCGAATGTGGAGATGAGCAGCTCTTGCGAGAACAAGGTCGACATTTTTTCCAGTAGCTAGTGTGGGGAGATGCTAGTGCTTGGGTGTATGCTGCATGGACATGCCGATGGCTCCATTTATAGAGAGAAGTTCCCTCTGCCATCAGGCATATGGTTCGATGGACGCATTAATACAGTCAACGATGAGAGTTGCTTAACGATAAGTACTACATATCTCCAGAATGccaaaaatccaattttttttgcTTAACCCCATGCTGCATTAATTATGATGTTGTATATAATCAGTGGTGTATGATCTATCGTGGAGAAGACACTGTCTACAACAAGGCCTTGGTTTAGAAGACACTATCTTTGATTAATTCTGTTTCACATATGTCACTATCCAGTCCATCACACGTACCCGGCCCCCGGTCATCTTCCACCACGATCTCAAGTCGGTGCATGCATATGCATATGGTCTACCATGTGCCCATACTAATTCGGGATGAAAACAACGTGTATGCATGCAGCTGGTAGATATCATGGCCAGATGTATTTCAGGCATTAATCACCTCTGGTCGGTGCATCCACCACCACAGAACATATCATGGCGAGATGTATTGATAGCTGATCG is a window of Triticum dicoccoides isolate Atlit2015 ecotype Zavitan chromosome 2B, WEW_v2.0, whole genome shotgun sequence DNA encoding:
- the LOC119366408 gene encoding noroxomaritidine synthase 1-like is translated as MSTLFSQELLISTFAIIIVPLYMLYLRSSRSKNPSVLPINWPIVGVFPYLIANFHNLHDYLAVVLAGSGHNFRAYGLPGTGLRFFITCEPANVRHIFTTNHANFPKGAEFAAIFDIAGGSFFTTEGEPWRRQRARARRVLSNPRLLACMTACCHDKVENGLLPVLMHMASTGTTFDLQDLTTRLVFDMTATPLFGMDPGLLSSNMPPMDAAVAMNTVMEVALFRHIMLTSGWKVMRWLFFRKGPPASASGRCIRPLY